atttctctccctccccacccgacGACAAATAATAAATGGGGTTGTGTCACTGGCAGCTCTGCTAACCACCCCCATTGTTGCCATCCGTTGCCAATGCAGTTGCCATGCTGGCGCTCAGTTGCTAGGTTTCACTTGGAGCTGGCGTGGGAGTTTGTACTGAACTCTCTAATTTACTGAgaaacttggggaggggggagagggagagactgcATTTACCTTGGGGTGAGGGGTGAATGCATTCTCCCCAGAGCAAGCATGATCAGAGAGAGAAAGGTGCCTCCTCCACAAAGATGGGTCTGCTCCTTCTGATTGGACACAGCTTGGTGCCAGCTTATGTGAAGAGCATGTCTGAGCTACCTGGTGAAGCTAAGGGAGGGACTTCTCACTCCGGTTTGCCTCTTGCTCCTACTGGAGCGTATCAACCCCCATCCTCACGGTCCCCGGGTGCCAGATTCTCTAGGAGTTGGATCTCTTGTGCTCCTCATTGGTTGCAATTTGGGCAGGAGTGCCTTCTTTTCTTGTGCAGCTGTGATGGAAGACGCTGCATCTGCCAGCACTCCCCCTGCTATGCACTCTCAAGTATACTGGAGCCCTGTTTTGTGTAGAAGCTGGCAACCTTACCCATCCTAGATGTTGTTAACCCTGGGCTTGTGCCCAGATCCCTGCTGGCGTAGAGAACACAGTGCACGGCATTTCTAGTTTTGGACTCTGCGAAGCAAAGGCAGCTTGAGTCAGAAAATCCAAGTGGTGATCCAAATAAGCAAACTGATGAACAAGGATCTGTCCTTGAATGGTACCCTCAAACCTGCTCTCCTGAGGTGGGCTCCCTCACCCTGCCTAACAATAGGGCCGGGCCAGCCACTGCTTAGCTGGCCTAGCATGCATGGGGTGAATGACAGCTGAATGTTGCAAGAGCTGTCACTGGCTTGAGGGACCCAGCCAGGGCAGCTGAGTGCTGGTGAAAAGCAGGGTGTGTCGCAAGGGGCACTCTTCACATCTGGGCATCACTCTGGCACATCGCCAAGTGGCCAGGCATCGGCGAGTGGAGAAGAGGCTGGACAGAGCAGTGCCCTCCCCATCTGCCCGATGTGAATGGAATGCCACGGAAGCTGGAAGCCTTTCCCAGTCCATTCCTTGCGATTCCTTGACCTTAGCTGCTCACCGGGCTCCATGTGAAGGTGGGCAGTGTAAGGGCAAGATCGACACGGACCTGGGGGTGCGAAAGTGGCACAGCTGACATGCCTGAAATACCGAGGGATGTAACCGAGCTAGCAGTGGTCTGTGTGATACACGTTGCCTCACAGGCTGTAGcgctgtgtgtgtctctgtcgcTGTGCAACTGCTCTCGCAGCCGTGTGTGTGGTCTCTGTGTGCAGCACAGTGTGTAGCAATGCAAGCCATTTTCAGGGGGCGTAATTACTTGCCTGATGTGCCTTTGCGTTCTGCATGTGTGCCAGTGTCCACGTGTCTCTCCCGTTCTCTCTCTTCATCGGTTGCACCGAGGACCACCTGTCTCTGCCTCCCCTGCTTGGCGTGTGGCCCCGCGCCCCCTGCGCGGCCGCCACTCTCGCTACCTGCGCTGGGAAGTTGcctgtcaggtgcagggggcgtgtGGGTGCCGTGCACTCCCCGCCTTCCTCTGCCAGGCCTGCCGTGGGCTCCAGTGGCTGCTAGATGACCCGGCAACCAGGACAATGTTTGAATGCCCGGGGCTGAGTCCCAGCGATGCCAGGAGGCTCCATGTCTGTGAGAGGACCAACCTGCTCCTTGTCGAGTTTAACGCCGTCTCTTGTTCCAGCCGGAGTACCATGGAAGGACGGCCGTGGACTGGGCAAGGCTACAGGGCCCCCTGGATGTACCACAGCGTGGCTGGGCAGTATACGTGAGTCCAGGTCTCTCTGGAAGGGATTCTGAACAGCAGGGGGGTGTTTCTTTTGGCACAGCTCCAGTCCGAGCACTGATGAGCCAGCAGAGGGGGCTTTGGGTTTGGGATCAGGGAGCCCAAGTGTGGTTTCTaatggagaaggagggggagaagtgaCTGGGAGATCCGGATGTGTGTTGTGTGCACTGGATGATGCGAGAAGTGATCAAAGTGCCAGGGGGTTAGTAATATGCCTTAGCAATGTATACAGTGCTTTTCCTAATTGCTTTAAAAACTTTACATTGTTTGAGCCATCCTTACAGCAGTTGTGAAAGGTAAGGCAGTCTTATTATTCCCATATTACAGACTGGAAGACTTAAGGGTAAGAATTAGTTCATGGCTGAGCTGAGATTTTGAATTACAGTCCTGCTGGCTCACAACACGTGCTCTTGAATGCAACACTATATCTGCTTTGTAGCAGAAATGCTGCAGGTATGTTGCCCCAGAGAGTTGGGTTTGGACCAGCACTGGATTTCTAAAAGGAGTGCAAAGGCTCAAAGATGTTTGGACGCCATCAATGCTAACCTGGAAGCCCTAACTCTTTAGCTTCCATACAAAGGGATGGCAAAAATTGACATAATGAAGGGAAGGATTTTTcttcacatgctcagaggcactcttcttTGTTATTAGATAGGAACTGAGAATGAGCCATGGCAGCAGATTCATGGGCCATGTCCTGGTTTAGATGTGGGAGACCCAAATTCGAATCACTGCTCAGGTTGCTAGGGAACCTTGGACAAGTTATTAACTATGAGCTGAATCTATTACATAAGGTTCAACTCATGATACAGTGCTGTAAACCAATTTGTATGCTCAAAAGTAcagcagaaataataaataacaaatgaGGGTGAGTTTTCCACCAACTCCTTCTCCAATGAATTGGGCCAGCAATGCTATTTTGCAATGCCTGCTACAAATGACAGGCTATTGGCAATTTCAAATTAGCATACATTTACTTGAGTTGACATAGGGCGCACATCATAGGCAACTACAATTAATAGACTCAACCCCCACCCCGCTGAAGAGCAGCTGTAAAGATTAGAGACGCCGTGTTTGGACTGAAATTTACTGGTTGAATCTGGAGGGAGCTGGAATAAACAGGGTGGAACTGAGGGCATCCACAAAGCTGGAGAGATACCAGGTAGCAGAGAGGGGATGGACCACTTGTAGAGCTGTTGGGAGTCAAGTGTGGTGAATCGGGACAGAAAGATTGTGGCTGTGTGCATTCATGTGTGCACCTACAGAGCATGATGAACAGGTTTTGAAAGCtggattaggaaggggatagtgctaatttggatcaaattggtgCTGCTGAGTGTAGCTAAGAGTATGAGCTGGAAGCCAAGGGGTTCCTGATTCAAATCTTACCTCATCCATAAATTGACTAGATGGCATTATGCTATTCCTTCAGACTCTGCCCACCCGCACCACAATATGGTGATACTGTCCTGCCTTATAGGGGTGTTGTAAAAATTACTGAGAATGTGTATTAAACACTTGAAAGACTTTAAATGGTACTTAAACACTGCCATTTTACATGCCCCCTCCCACATACTCCCTACAACAGGAGCCTACCagagagctttttttaaaaaaagcaatagcAATATTGCCAATAGAAGAAATAACTTCATTTAGTGCAATTGGAACCAAGGCAAAGAAGATGAAGTGTTAATGGCTTTGGAGGAAGGGTTGACAGCCTTCAGGGCTACCACACTGGAACTGAAGTATAGAGTGAGGACTGGAGAAGCCAGAATAAGGCTCCTTTAACTGGTGAACAATCCAACATGCATACCTGGATTTGTAAAGATGAAAGAGAAAGAACTCCATCTCCCATTCTCAGTTGCCCACTGATTAGCACTGGGTCTGAGTAATGTAAAACAGGCAACCTGCAAAGGCCAAAAGAAAGAGAATGGGATGAGCCTTTTAAAAATGGGCCGAAGTTGCTGTTAACGACATCTGAGATCTGttaacacatttcaaactggggTTCCAAACTGGGTTTCAGGTCCAGTTCACACTTTTACTGCAGAATGAGATTGTAGAGTTCTGAGGTTGTAGAATGGAGCACACCACTTCAGAATCTGGCAGATGAGTGATGACGTATTGGCTCACCCACGTAAAAAAACTTTTGCAAGCCAAAAGCCAGCACAGATGGCAAAGGGCCGGAATAGCACTTTTCTGGTTTTCTGTTTGTGGAGAGTTTTTCAAAAATGTGGAGGAGCATTCAGAAGTGGAGTctctcacctgcagtctgagAAGTGGTTCAGTCTATTTTATCAGCCAGGCATTCTACCGCCTCCGTTTCTTGCAAGTTCAATGCTGTGCCTTTTCTAGTGGCCTCAGTGACTACTTCTCTGCCCTTTTGCAGGCTCTTGGAAAAGCAATTGGTACCCGACTTTTCGCCCTGCCAGCGCCGCCTCGTCGTCCCCCGCATACTGCAGGATTCGACCAACTGGCAGGATGCCCAGCCTCCATCCCGCTGGGGCCTAGTGAGGCAGGAGGGCCGCTGGCTTTCAGGGAAGGAACTGAgcagggcggcggcagcaggagcagcatccCCCAAGGCCCAAAGGCAATACAGCCCCGCTTATGAGGGGCTCCGTCCGCTCTCCAGGAGGGACCTGAGCTGGGAGCCCAGCAGCCCCACTGCAAAGGACCGTTCCCGAGCCCTAGCAGGAGGGGCGGCTCCACACTGCCCGTGGAATCAAGGGGCCCCTGCCAAGAGCAGGGCGGATCTCCCTGCCCGGGCGCCCCCCAGCTATGAAACGCACATGCTGCTGCGCCTCCGGGCAGGGCACGGCCCCCGCAAGGAAAACTGGCCCCGCCCGCCCCCCTACGTGCCTCCCCCCTCCTATGAGGCACCCCACCGCACAGTGCAGCCCCAGCAGAGGGGATGCAGCAGCGCCAGGGGCCACCCCGCAGTGAGCAAGCAGCTCCGGAAAGAAGCCCCCAAGAAATGCCGGGAGACGAGCGCAGGGGCCTGCGAACTCAGGCCTTTGCCAGCTCTCGGTGCTGGAAGGAAGGCAGGGCGCCACTACCGGGCTCCGATGCCAGGGGGCTGGAGCTATCTCTCGGGAGCCACGACCTGGGGGGGCCCGAGGATGCCTCCGGAGCCAGCAGAGCCTCCCTACTGCTGGGACAGGAGCCCCCAGTGCCGAAGCCACACCCTGCCCCGGGTCAACCGGAGGAGCAAGGGGGGAGCTGTGCCCTGcccacccctcctccccccccctcacgGCCAGCCCCAGGACTCCCTCCCTGCCGGTTGGGGCTTTAGCCACGCCGTTAGCTGGCCCGGCGGCGCCTTGGGCAAAGCGGGCAAGCAGAGCCGAGACCTCTTGCCCAAGTGGAAGGAACCCAGGCCCGCGAGAACACAGCAGGCGGCCAACAGCCTGGCCGCATCTCCGGCGCCTCCTCGACCCGCGCCACAAAGGCCTGGGGGGCTCTTCGTCATCGACGCCACGTGCGTGGTGATCCAAGCCCACTACATCCCGCCGCCCCGCACGCAGCACGTGCGCTACTTGGGCCAGCAGGGGGCAGGCCAAGGCCAggcgggggcggcagcagcacctGTCTCTATGGAGGAGCGAGCTGCTCGCATCCTCGGCCTCCCCGTGAGCGAACTCGGTTTCACACAGACCCGGAGGCAAGGCTTGGATCCCGAGATGATCCCTGGGCACGGGGCTGGCGAGAGCTGTCCAGCCGACCCTGGGGCTGCGCCTGCAGATGTCCCTGGAGgggctccttctcctcctcgGGGCACCCCGaagaaacccctcctcccggccccaGCAGCCCCCAGTAGTTGCGAGGCTGCTGGGCCTCTAGTGCAGCAGGGGCCGCCGGGTTGCCCTCATGAGAGCGGGGTGGCCGTGCCTGGGCAGGGAGgggatggctgctgctgccagccaccagGCGAAGAAGAGCCCGTGTTTTGCCCGTCAAGCAGATCCTATGTGCGGGATCTGAAGGAAGCCATGTCGAGGATTCGCCGGCACACGGCCCCGGATTCGGACACGGACGAGGAACTGGAGAAGGAGTGCCAGACGGCCTGCGGCCCCCGCCCCCGGGCACGGAGAGGGCGCCTGAATGAAGGGGCTCTctcctacagcagcagcagcttagaGAGCAGCGAGTCCAACGCCACCGTGGTGCCCGGGAACGCCACACCCACTCTCCTACGGAATGGGCACCAGACTGATTCTGAGCTGACCCTGGACGCAGGAAGTAATGCTGGGCCGAGCAGTGCCCTAACAATGAAGAGGGattagcgagagagagagagagagagagaggaaacaagGTCGATTCCTTACCCAGCAACCCACCCCGCTCTCCCAAGTGCCTGGTATTATCCACATGCCTCTGCCCCCTCCTTGCCTCAAAATCAGGGACATTGCTGTGTTTGGGGCCATGGGGTAGGGAAGGAGAGGATATACAGAACTGTAACACTTTTCAAATAAGTTTCCTGTATTTTTGTGTGTTGTAGCTAAGAATGGAAGCTTCATGTTGAGAAGCAGAATACCTCTGATTTATTACTAGACAGTAGCGACAATCTATAAGATAGCCATCACCGTCATGCCCTATAACTCTGCACCTCCTTGGGCTACCTGACTGTCCCTCCTTGGAAACAGAGTGCTGCCTGACCGAGAGCAGAGCCCTTGGTTTGAGCCAGCTGGGCTGTCCTTAGGTAGCAGAGGTATTTGCTGTGGGCAATAAACCTGCCAAGACCTTTTCTGTTTCTCTGTTTCACAAGAAAATCCACGTGTGCGGGACATTCAGGAATAACATTACTAAGCAGGAACAATAATAAAGATGATCACAACGAAAGGAGTTGGGTGATATACTCTCAATGTCATCATTCCTTTGCCTGCCAAGGTAGTGTGTAACTAGCATTCAAGCACTGAGCTTGACCCCATTAATGCATCAGTTATTCAAACGaaagggggtggcagcaggaatgTTTGTGCATGTGTTGAACCTTGTTGGAAGGTTCGCCACtcttctgttttaaaaacaagGAATTGGCACTAAAATGCACAACCCGCAAAGGGAACCATATTGAGTAAAGCTTCCTTCATGGTGGCACGTTGCTGCTGGGGAAGAGGTTTACTTGTTTATCACAGTGAAGAGGCTACATGGGCACTCCCTCTGTAAAAAAGAAGCGCTCATGCCGAGAGAGAATTTTCAGTATAAGTTCAAAGCAGCCACTGCATGACAAACATTGGTGGGTTTGGGGTAATGAGAATGTTTCTCTGGTAATTAGTGATGTCACAGACTCTATCCAAAAGGTGTCTGTGATTGTTGCATTTTACACACAGCTATTTGAATGAAAATGGAAGTACTAGCTGCTGTGGACATTGGGAGCACTGCATTGAAGCTGAGAGCCCCAAACCCAGACCTGGGAACCGCCTCTGCCGCTTCCCCACTGCAAAGTGCTGCCGGTAGGTGCAGTTTAAAGGAGAAAAGCAGTGGCCGGCCTGGGTGTGTGCTTAACTTGTCTTCCACCATAGCTTTTCCTCTGCAGCCCCTCCTCGCTGTTTTTCTCCCAGCAGGAGCTCCCATATGTGTGGTGGTTGTGGCAAGTAAGGAAAGGCTGTGTGTAGTCAAAGCAATGTacatagaaggaggaggagcttctCTGTTTCCAGAAGACTCACAATCTAGTCCATGTTAAAGAGCACAAGTATCACACATAACCCAAAGTAGCCAGCTGCCAGCAGTCACCTACAAAATGAATCTTTGTTGCAGAAGGGCTGCAAAGTGACAAGATTCGTGGATATATTTCTCAAGCAATCTGTATATCCCCTCATTTCCCCCTGCtcatttcctcccccctcctcattTGCTCTGCTGTGGAGAAGTGGTGCTCAGGAGTCCCAGACCTGCATTTGCCA
Above is a window of Hemicordylus capensis ecotype Gifberg chromosome 2, rHemCap1.1.pri, whole genome shotgun sequence DNA encoding:
- the DDN gene encoding dendrin isoform X1 — its product is MCLCVLHVCQCPRVSPVLSLHRLHRGPPVSASPAWRVAPRPLRGRHSRYLRWEVACQVQGACGCRALPAFLCQACRGLQWLLDDPATRTMFECPGLSPSDARRLHVCERTNLLLVEFNAVSCSSRSTMEGRPWTGQGYRAPWMYHSVAGQYTLLEKQLVPDFSPCQRRLVVPRILQDSTNWQDAQPPSRWGLVRQEGRWLSGKELSRAAAAGAASPKAQRQYSPAYEGLRPLSRRDLSWEPSSPTAKDRSRALAGGAAPHCPWNQGAPAKSRADLPARAPPSYETHMLLRLRAGHGPRKENWPRPPPYVPPPSYEAPHRTVQPQQRGCSSARGHPAVSKQLRKEAPKKCRETSAGACELRPLPALGAGRKAGRHYRAPMPGGWSYLSGATTWGGPRMPPEPAEPPYCWDRSPQCRSHTLPRVNRRSKGGAVPCPPLLPPPHGQPQDSLPAGWGFSHAVSWPGGALGKAGKQSRDLLPKWKEPRPARTQQAANSLAASPAPPRPAPQRPGGLFVIDATCVVIQAHYIPPPRTQHVRYLGQQGAGQGQAGAAAAPVSMEERAARILGLPVSELGFTQTRRQGLDPEMIPGHGAGESCPADPGAAPADVPGGAPSPPRGTPKKPLLPAPAAPSSCEAAGPLVQQGPPGCPHESGVAVPGQGGDGCCCQPPGEEEPVFCPSSRSYVRDLKEAMSRIRRHTAPDSDTDEELEKECQTACGPRPRARRGRLNEGALSYSSSSLESSESNATVVPGNATPTLLRNGHQTDSELTLDAGSNAGPSSALTMKRD
- the DDN gene encoding dendrin isoform X2 is translated as MEGRPWTGQGYRAPWMYHSVAGQYTLLEKQLVPDFSPCQRRLVVPRILQDSTNWQDAQPPSRWGLVRQEGRWLSGKELSRAAAAGAASPKAQRQYSPAYEGLRPLSRRDLSWEPSSPTAKDRSRALAGGAAPHCPWNQGAPAKSRADLPARAPPSYETHMLLRLRAGHGPRKENWPRPPPYVPPPSYEAPHRTVQPQQRGCSSARGHPAVSKQLRKEAPKKCRETSAGACELRPLPALGAGRKAGRHYRAPMPGGWSYLSGATTWGGPRMPPEPAEPPYCWDRSPQCRSHTLPRVNRRSKGGAVPCPPLLPPPHGQPQDSLPAGWGFSHAVSWPGGALGKAGKQSRDLLPKWKEPRPARTQQAANSLAASPAPPRPAPQRPGGLFVIDATCVVIQAHYIPPPRTQHVRYLGQQGAGQGQAGAAAAPVSMEERAARILGLPVSELGFTQTRRQGLDPEMIPGHGAGESCPADPGAAPADVPGGAPSPPRGTPKKPLLPAPAAPSSCEAAGPLVQQGPPGCPHESGVAVPGQGGDGCCCQPPGEEEPVFCPSSRSYVRDLKEAMSRIRRHTAPDSDTDEELEKECQTACGPRPRARRGRLNEGALSYSSSSLESSESNATVVPGNATPTLLRNGHQTDSELTLDAGSNAGPSSALTMKRD